A genomic region of Microtus ochrogaster isolate Prairie Vole_2 chromosome 15, MicOch1.0, whole genome shotgun sequence contains the following coding sequences:
- the Mrtfa gene encoding MKL/myocardin-like protein 1, translating into MTLLEPEMLMMAVQSVLQLKLQQRRTREELVSQGIMPPLKSPAAFHEQRRSLERARTEDYLKRKIRSRPERSELVRMHILEETSAEPSLQAKQLKLKRARLADDLNEKIAQRPGPMELVEKNILPVESSLKEAIIVGQVNYPKVADSSSFDEDSSDALSPEQPASHESQGSVPSPLEPRVNEPLPSATSTSPTQVLSQLPVGPDPGETLFLTEQPPLPPPPLLPPSLTNGATVPTAKPAPTLIKQSQPKSASEKSQRSKKAKELKPKVKKLKYHQYIPPDQKPDKGAPTMDSSYAKILQQQQLFLQLQILNQQQQQQQQHYNYQAILPAPPKPAGETPGSSAPTPSRSLSTSSSSSSGTPGPSGLARQNSTALAGKPGALPANLDDMKVAELKQELKLRSLPVSGTKTELIERLRAYQDQVSPAPGAPKAPATTSLLSKAGEVVVAFPAARLSTAPALVTAGLAPAEMVVATVTSNGMVKFGSTGSTPPVSPTPSERSLLSTGDENSTPGDAFGEMVTSPLTQLTLQASPLQILVKEEGARAASCCLSPGARTEVEGLDKDQMLQEKDKQIEELTRMLQQKQQLVELLRLQLEQQKRAQQPAPASSPVKRESSFSSCQLSSQPQGSACAFGPGLVAPTTSHGDTQAPAPGPVPVVVKQEAGPPEPDLAPAPQLLLGPQGTSFLKRVTPPTLVTDSTGTHLILTVTNKSADDPGLPTGSPRQPLSQPGSPAPDPPAQMDLEHPPQPSFAAPTSLLKKEPPGYEETVTQQPKQQENGSSSQQMDDLFDILIQSGEISAYFKEQPSLPGKEKPPPAAACGSLLTPQPSPSNELPQAAPPPGSPTLPGRLEDFLESSTGLPLLTSGHEGPEPLSLIDDLHSQMLSSSAILDHPPSPMDTSELHFASEPSSGMGLDLADGHLDSMDWLELSSGGPVLSLAPLSTAAPSLFSTDFLDGHDLQLHWDSCL; encoded by the exons CTTTGAAAAGTCCAGCTGCATTTCATGAGCAGAGAAGGAGTCTGGAACGGGCCAGG ACCGAGGACTATCTGAAACGGAAGATCCGTTCCCGGCCGGAGAGATCAGAACTGGTCAGAATGCACATTCTGGAAG AGACCTcggctgagccttctctccaggcgAAGCAGCTGAAGCTGAAGAGAGCCAGGCTGGCTGACGACCTCAATGAAAAGATCGCACAGAGGCCTGGCCCCATGGAGCTGGTGGAGAAGAACATCTTGCCTGTGGAGTCCAGCTTGAAGGAAGCCATTATTG TGGGCCAGGTGAATTACCCGAAGGTCGCAGACAGCTCCTCCTTTGACGAGGACAGCAGTGACGCCTTATCCCCTGAGCAGCCTGCCAGCCATGAGTCCCAGGGCTCAGTGCCATCACCCCTGGAGCCCCGAGTCAACGAGCCACTGCCCAGTGCCACCTCCACATCACCCACTCAG GTTCTTTCTCAGCTCCCAGTGGGTCCGGATCCTGGAGAGACGCTTTTCCTGACAGAgcagcctcctctgcctcccccacctctgcTGCCCCCCAGCCTCACCAATGGAGCCACCGTCCCTACCGCCAAGCCTGCCCCCACACTCATTAAG CAAAGCCAACCGAAGTCTGCCAGCGAGAAGTCACAGCGCAGCAAGAAGGCCAAGGAGCTGAAGCCAAAGGTGAAGAAGCTCAAGTACCACCAGTACATCCCCCCGGACCAAAAGCCGGACAAGGGGGCGCCCACCATGGACTCCTCCTACGCCAAgatcctgcagcagcagcagctcttcCTGCAGCTGCAGATCCTcaaccagcagcagcagcaacagcagcagcactaCAACTACCAGGCCatcctgcctgcccctcccaa gCCAGCAGGCGAGACTCCCGGAAGCAGTGCCCCCACCCCGTCACGCAGCCTTTCCACCAGCAGCAGTTCCAGCTCAGGCACCCCAGGGCCCAGTGGGCTGGCACGGCAGAACAGTACTGCACTGGCTGGCAAACCAGGAGCCCTGCCAGCCAACCTGGATGACATGAAG GTGGCAGAGCTGAAGCAGGAGTTGAAGTTGCGGTCACTGCCCGTCTCTGGCACCAAGACAGAGCTGATTGAGCGCCTGCGTGCCTACCAAGACCAAGTCAGCCCAGCTCCAGGAGCCCCCAAGGCCCCTGCCACCACCTCTCTCCTGTCCAAGGCTGGTGAGGTAGTGGTCGCCTTCCCTGCGGCCCGGCTGAGCACAGCGCCAGCTCTTGTAACAGCAGGCCTAGCACCAGCTGAGATGGTGGTGGCCACAGTAACCAGCAATGGCATGGTGAAGTTTGGCAGCACGGGCTCCACGCCCCCTGTGTCTCCCACCCCCTCAGAGCGGTCACTGCTCAGCACGGGTGATGAGAATTCCACACCGGGGGATGCCTTTGGTGAAATGGTGACATCGCCGCTGACACAGCTCACCCTGCAGGCCTCCCCACTGCAGATCCTCGTGAAGGAGGAGGGTGCCCGTGCTGCGTCCTGCTGCCTGAGCCCTGGTGCACGGACTGAGGTGGAGGGACTGGACAAGGACCAGATGCTGCAGGAGAAGGACAAGCAGATTGAGGAGCTGACCCGAATGctccagcagaagcagcagctggttGAGCTGCTGCGGCTACAGCTGGAGCAGCAGAAGCGGGCGCAGCAGCCGGCCCCAGCCAGCAGCCCTGTGAAGCGAGAAAGTAGCTTCTCCAGTTGCCAGCTCAGCAGCCAACCTCAGGGTTCTGCTTGTGCCTTTGGCCCTGGCCTGGTGGCTCCCACTACCAGTCATGGAGACACTCAAGCTCCAGCCCCAGGGCCCGTACCTGTGGTGGTGAAGCAGGAAGCCGGGCCGCCTGAGCCAGATCTGGCCCCTGCCCCCCAGCTGCTCTTGGGCCCACAGGGTACCAGCTTCCTCAAAAGGGTCACCCCTCCTACTCTGGTCACTGACTCTACAGGGACTCACCTCATCCTCACAGTGACCAATAAGAGTGCAGATGACCCTGGCCTGCCCACTGGGAGCCCCCGGCAG CCTCTGTCTCAGCCTGgttctccagcccctgacccaCCTGCCCAGATGGACCTGGAGCACCCGCCTCAGCCCTCATTTGCAGCACCCACATCTCTGCTGAAGAAGGAGCCACCTGGGTATGAGGAGACTGTGACTCAGCAGCCTAAGCAGCAG GAAAATGGCTCTTCCAGTCAGCAGATGGACGATCTGTTTGATATTCTTATTCAGAGTGGAG AGATTTCAGCATATTTCAAGGAGCAACCATCCCTACCAGGCAAGGAGAAGCCACCCCCAGCAGCAGCCTGTGGGTCCCTGCTGACACCACAGCCCTCGCCTTCGAATGAACTCCCTCAGGCTGCTCCTCCACCTGGCTCCCCCACTCTCCCGGGGCGCTTGGAGGACTTCCTGGAAAGCAGTACGGGGCTGCCCCTGCTGACTAGTGGGCACGAAGGACCAGAGCCCCTCTCCCTCATTGATGACCTCCATAGCCAGATGCTGAGCAGCTCTGCCATCCTGGACCACCCCCCATCACCCATGGACACCTCTGAATTGCACTTTGCTTCTGAGCCCAGCAGTGGTATGGGCCTGGACCTAGCTGATGGCCACCTGGACAGCATGGACTGGCTGGAGCTGTCATCTGGTGGCCCTGTGCTCAGCCTGGCTCCCCTCAGTACTGCAGCCCCCAGCCTCTTCTCCACGGACTTCCTGGATGGCCACGACTTGCAGCTCCACTGGGATTCCTGCTTGTAG